The genomic window GCTGGCCCGGGCGATCCCCGCCGGCATCGCCGAGGCCGCCGAGGAGAAGAAGGCGGAGAACAGCACCCTCCAGATCGGCCTGCTGGACCCGATCGCCCTGACCGTCCGGTCGATGACGACGGCCGTCCTGCCGACCGTCCACAAGACGACGGAGAGCGTCTACACGGAGCCCCGCGAATACTGGCAGGCGTGGATCGTCGGCCTGGTCTTCCTGGGCTTCCTGTTCGCGAACTGGTGGATCCCGCGCTTCTTCTGCCGGGCGATCTGCCCGCTGGGGGCGCTGCTCGGGATCTTCAGCCGGTTCTCGCTCTGGCGGATCGACCGCGACCCGGTCCGCTGCACGGACTGCGACCTCTGCCTCAAGAGCTGCGAGGGGGCCTCCGACCCGCACAAGGACCTGCGCAAGAGCGAGTGCTTCGTCTGCCTGAACTGCATCGAGGAGTGCCCGCACGACGCGCTCTCGTATCGGTTCCTGCCCCGGAAGGCCAGCGAGATCACGTACCCGGAGGTGGGCCGCCGCGAACTGCTCCTGGCCGGCCTCTTCGGCCTGGTCTTCTACCCGATGGTGCGGAAGTCCGGGGGTGTGAAGAAGAACTTCAGCCGGTACGTGATCCGGCCCCCCGGGTCGGTCGCCGAGGACGAGTTCCTCCGCCGCTGCATCAAGTGCGACCAGTGCATCCGCGTCTGCCCCACGAACGTCCTCCAGCCGGCCCTCTTCGAAGCCGGGGCCGAGGGGCTCTGGACGCCGATCATGATCTCCAAGATGGGCTGGTGCGAGCTGAACTGCACCCTGTGCAGCCAGGTCTGCCCGACCGGCGCCATCCGCGAGATCTCGATCGTCGAGAAGCTGGGCATCGGCCCGTTCGAGCAGAAGGGCCCGATCAAGACCGGCACGGCCTTCTACAACCAGGGCCGCTGCCTCCCCTGGGCCATGGACACCAGTTGCGTGGTCTGCGAGGAGGTCTGCCCGGTCAGCCCCAAGGCCATCTTCACGCGGAACGTCGAGGTCACCGACCGCTGGGGCGCCACGCTCCAGCTCAAGCGGCCCTACATCGACCCGGTCCGCTGCATCGGCTGCGGGATCTGCGAGCACGAGTGCCCCGTGAAGGACGACCCGGCCGTGTACGTCACCGCCGTCGGCGAGTCCCGCGCGAAGGACCGCTCGCTGCTGCTCTCGCTCGTGGACGGAGAGGCGCAGGACTGGGTGTCGGTGTGAGGCGGACCGCCGCGACCGTCCGATCCTGAGGCCGGCTCCCGGCCTCCGC from Aquisphaera giovannonii includes these protein-coding regions:
- a CDS encoding 4Fe-4S dicluster domain-containing protein → MVKIRRAYEVLFLGLFLFFLFITDLRYLKGWPVSIFLEATPLVAVATALTTHTIYRNLVWGLAIIAVTMMLGRVWCNWMCPFGILHHLFGWIGNRRNTKQLIEVNRYKKIYAIKYYILAIMIAMASLWMIPTAIDAPSKIQAEFFRLGGSAGSLELFLLAGSILAWVVVFAVRGVLWESIGVKVFKRSRPALAWVGRALLVLVVLGAADVARRGDAGRLARAIPAGIAEAAEEKKAENSTLQIGLLDPIALTVRSMTTAVLPTVHKTTESVYTEPREYWQAWIVGLVFLGFLFANWWIPRFFCRAICPLGALLGIFSRFSLWRIDRDPVRCTDCDLCLKSCEGASDPHKDLRKSECFVCLNCIEECPHDALSYRFLPRKASEITYPEVGRRELLLAGLFGLVFYPMVRKSGGVKKNFSRYVIRPPGSVAEDEFLRRCIKCDQCIRVCPTNVLQPALFEAGAEGLWTPIMISKMGWCELNCTLCSQVCPTGAIREISIVEKLGIGPFEQKGPIKTGTAFYNQGRCLPWAMDTSCVVCEEVCPVSPKAIFTRNVEVTDRWGATLQLKRPYIDPVRCIGCGICEHECPVKDDPAVYVTAVGESRAKDRSLLLSLVDGEAQDWVSV